In one Umezawaea sp. Da 62-37 genomic region, the following are encoded:
- a CDS encoding glycoside hydrolase family protein, protein MRFAHRLLLMALALLTALSLVPSPVSAVPATKKKGVSAANFSGVTAALSDVGAGWYYTWASDKQGINAPASAEFVPMIWGSGSVNQTQLNQAKSLGSTLLAFNEPDMGGQANMSVDQALQLWPQLQGTGMRLSAPAVAFGGDTAGGWLDRFMSGAASRGYRVDFIPLHWYGGDFSAAAVGQLQGYLQNVYNRYRKPIWLTEYALIDFSTSTPRYPSSDQQAAFARNSAMMLQGLSFVERYSWFTLSTSTHRTGLYTGSTANATGVAYRSVG, encoded by the coding sequence ATGCGATTCGCACACCGGCTGCTGCTCATGGCGCTGGCACTGCTCACCGCGCTCAGCCTCGTGCCGTCACCGGTATCGGCCGTCCCGGCCACGAAGAAGAAGGGTGTGAGCGCGGCCAACTTCTCCGGTGTCACGGCGGCGCTGAGCGACGTGGGCGCGGGGTGGTACTACACGTGGGCGTCGGACAAGCAGGGCATCAACGCTCCCGCCAGTGCCGAGTTCGTGCCGATGATCTGGGGTTCGGGTTCGGTCAACCAGACCCAGCTCAACCAGGCGAAGTCGCTCGGCAGCACGCTGCTGGCGTTCAACGAGCCGGACATGGGCGGGCAGGCGAACATGTCCGTCGACCAGGCGTTGCAGCTGTGGCCGCAGTTGCAGGGGACGGGGATGCGGTTGAGCGCGCCCGCGGTCGCGTTCGGCGGTGACACGGCCGGTGGGTGGCTCGACCGGTTCATGAGCGGCGCCGCGTCACGCGGGTACCGGGTCGACTTCATCCCGCTGCACTGGTACGGCGGTGACTTCTCGGCCGCGGCCGTTGGTCAGTTGCAGGGGTACTTGCAGAATGTGTACAACCGGTATCGCAAGCCGATTTGGTTGACCGAGTACGCGTTGATCGATTTTTCCACCAGTACGCCGCGGTATCCGAGTTCTGATCAGCAGGCTGCGTTCGCCAGGAATTCGGCGATGATGTTGCAGGGGTTGTCGTTCGTGGAGAGGTATTCGTGGTTCACGTTGTCCACGAGTACGCATCGGACGGGGCTGTACACCGGTAGTACGGCGAATGCGACTGGTGTGGCTTATCGCTCTGTGGGGTGA
- a CDS encoding TauD/TfdA family dioxygenase yields MTVVSAVEPLTATIGAQLSGFDLSRPQTPAEVADIRAALLQYKLLVFRGQNLTPTAHRDFAATLGELTPAHPVVPGLDDEHPEIYVLDSGDGGKSPVWHTDVTFMPRPPLGSVLRAVSLPPVGGDTCWTDLEAAYLALSPHVRSLADRLTALHDGRKDFEDYLNTRLGGEGGTWEGERVTSLDPSVHPVVRVHPETGRRSLFVSPGFTTRILDVTEAESRALLTLFFSVIGLPEHSVRHRWSPGDLLVWDNRSTAHYAVDDYGDQHRVMHRVTIRGDAPFGVDQEN; encoded by the coding sequence ATGACAGTCGTATCCGCGGTGGAACCGCTCACGGCGACGATCGGCGCGCAGCTGTCCGGTTTCGACCTGTCCAGGCCGCAGACCCCGGCGGAGGTCGCCGACATCCGCGCGGCACTGCTCCAGTACAAGCTCCTCGTCTTCCGCGGCCAGAACCTGACCCCGACCGCCCACCGCGACTTCGCCGCCACGCTCGGCGAACTCACCCCCGCGCACCCCGTCGTGCCCGGCCTCGACGACGAGCACCCGGAGATCTACGTGCTCGACAGCGGGGACGGCGGCAAGTCCCCGGTCTGGCACACCGACGTCACCTTCATGCCCCGCCCGCCACTCGGCTCCGTGCTCCGCGCGGTCTCACTGCCCCCGGTCGGCGGCGACACCTGCTGGACCGACCTGGAAGCCGCTTACCTGGCCCTCTCACCCCATGTCCGGTCGTTGGCCGACCGCCTCACCGCACTGCACGACGGCCGCAAGGACTTCGAGGACTACCTCAACACCCGCCTCGGCGGCGAGGGCGGCACCTGGGAGGGCGAACGCGTCACCTCCCTCGATCCCTCCGTCCACCCCGTCGTCCGCGTCCACCCCGAAACCGGCCGCCGCAGCCTCTTCGTCAGCCCCGGCTTCACCACTCGCATCCTCGACGTCACCGAAGCCGAAAGCCGCGCCCTCCTGACCCTCTTCTTCTCCGTCATCGGCCTCCCCGAACACAGCGTCCGCCACCGCTGGAGCCCCGGCGACCTCCTCGTGTGGGACAACCGCAGCACGGCCCACTACGCCGTCGACGACTACGGCGACCAGCACCGCGTCATGCACCGCGTCACCATCCGCGGCGACGCCCCGTTCGGCGTCGACCAGGAGAACTGA
- a CDS encoding ABC transporter ATP-binding protein, whose protein sequence is MGSDGTSLADLVAVEHGYRTRTGAVPALGPVDLRVDPGEFLVVVGPSGSGKSTLLRLIAGFERPTAGEVLRLGRPPVPGRDVGVVFQQPRLFPWQTVAGNIDSALRWADVPKADRSRRTAELLGAVGLAELGSRRTWEISGGQQQRVAIARALAAKPRLLLMDEPFAALDALTRERLQEDVRALTDDAGQGVVFVTHSVDEAVFLATRVIVLTDRPGRVALDAPITLPRKGIAADELRGSPEYAAFRGEIAAAVRATVHDHARA, encoded by the coding sequence ATGGGAAGTGACGGCACGTCGCTGGCCGACCTGGTCGCCGTCGAGCACGGCTACCGGACCAGGACGGGTGCCGTGCCCGCGCTCGGTCCCGTCGACCTGCGGGTCGATCCGGGGGAGTTCCTGGTCGTCGTCGGGCCGTCCGGGTCGGGCAAGAGCACGCTGCTGCGCCTGATCGCCGGGTTCGAGCGCCCGACCGCGGGGGAGGTCCTGCGGCTGGGCCGACCGCCGGTGCCCGGCCGCGACGTGGGCGTGGTGTTCCAGCAGCCCAGGCTGTTCCCGTGGCAGACCGTGGCGGGCAACATCGATTCCGCCCTGCGGTGGGCCGACGTCCCCAAGGCCGACCGGTCGCGCCGCACCGCCGAACTGCTCGGCGCGGTCGGCCTGGCGGAGCTGGGATCCCGGCGCACGTGGGAGATCTCCGGCGGGCAGCAGCAGCGGGTGGCGATCGCCAGGGCGCTCGCCGCGAAGCCGCGGCTGCTGCTGATGGACGAGCCGTTCGCCGCGCTCGACGCGCTGACCAGGGAACGGCTCCAGGAGGACGTCCGCGCCTTGACCGACGACGCGGGACAGGGTGTGGTGTTCGTGACGCACAGCGTCGACGAGGCGGTGTTCCTGGCCACTCGCGTCATCGTGCTCACCGACAGGCCGGGAAGGGTGGCACTCGACGCACCGATCACGTTGCCCCGCAAGGGGATCGCGGCCGACGAGCTGCGCGGCTCCCCGGAGTACGCGGCGTTCCGAGGCGAGATCGCGGCCGCCGTCCGGGCGACCGTCCACGATCATGCACGAGCCTGA
- a CDS encoding glycine betaine ABC transporter substrate-binding protein, protein MPVTRRSVLSLLALGPVLAACGVGGSSSDSGPGKEKAVRIAYQSFADSTLLLKDQSTLEKALPDHKITWTAFDSGASINTAFLGGAIDLAVIGSSPTAQALCPPLNIPYKVIELLNVIGDSEALVARKASGVTKPADLVGRKVAAPFGSTAHYSLLAALQQAGVDPGAVTLVDLEPQNIQAAWQRGDIDAAYVWTPVLSVLQQDAVTLTDSAKLAAAGKPTLTFTVARTGFIDDNPDVIAKWLEATDHAIGLVKTDPTVVAEAVSRQIGSSKEDAAAQLKQNIYLDHAEQRGPEYFGTKESPGRLADRLRDAAEFLHGQKKIESVPDLETFRAALLAPGAVDGK, encoded by the coding sequence ATGCCCGTGACCCGCAGATCCGTCCTGTCCCTGCTCGCGCTGGGGCCCGTGTTGGCGGCGTGCGGTGTCGGCGGCTCCTCGTCCGACTCCGGTCCGGGCAAGGAGAAGGCGGTGCGCATCGCGTACCAGAGCTTCGCCGACAGCACCCTGCTGCTGAAGGACCAGTCCACGCTGGAGAAGGCGCTGCCCGACCACAAGATCACCTGGACCGCGTTCGACTCCGGGGCCAGCATCAACACGGCGTTCCTCGGCGGCGCGATCGACCTCGCGGTGATCGGCAGCAGCCCCACCGCGCAGGCGCTGTGCCCGCCGCTGAACATCCCGTACAAGGTGATCGAGCTGCTCAACGTCATCGGGGACAGCGAGGCGCTGGTGGCCCGCAAGGCGAGCGGTGTCACCAAACCCGCCGACCTGGTCGGGCGCAAGGTCGCGGCGCCGTTCGGCTCGACCGCGCACTACAGCCTGCTCGCCGCGCTCCAGCAGGCCGGTGTCGACCCCGGCGCCGTGACGCTCGTCGACCTGGAACCGCAGAACATCCAGGCCGCCTGGCAGCGCGGTGACATCGACGCCGCCTACGTCTGGACGCCGGTGCTCAGCGTGCTCCAGCAGGACGCGGTCACGCTCACCGACAGCGCGAAGCTCGCCGCGGCCGGCAAGCCGACGCTGACGTTCACCGTGGCGCGCACCGGGTTCATCGACGACAACCCCGACGTGATCGCGAAGTGGCTGGAGGCGACCGACCACGCGATCGGCCTGGTCAAGACCGATCCGACCGTCGTCGCCGAGGCGGTCAGCCGCCAGATCGGCAGCAGCAAGGAGGACGCCGCCGCGCAGCTGAAGCAGAACATCTACCTCGACCACGCCGAGCAGCGCGGTCCGGAGTACTTCGGCACCAAGGAGTCGCCGGGTCGGCTCGCCGACCGGCTGCGCGACGCCGCCGAGTTCCTGCACGGCCAGAAGAAGATCGAGTCGGTCCCCGACCTGGAGACCTTCCGCGCGGCCCTGCTCGCCCCCGGAGCCGTCGATGGGAAGTGA
- a CDS encoding ABC transporter permease encodes MPQALADVSRRPPDAPRTAARAPRAIIGRTVFVRLAAVVVLLGLWQLLAIAELWPPVILPGPGQVWAQLLNTSDAANGQGGYAGSTLLERLGVSLRRVGYGSAYGVLIGVALGLVMGLVPLVRTVTEPAVTFLRALPPLAYLSLLVIWFGIDEEPKVYLLMIAAFPPVAVATATAVTGVNRQYVEAAQALGASRGHVIASVILPASAPEIITGVRLAVGIAYSSVVAAETVNGADGIGGMVLNAQRYNQTSVVILGLFVIGVTGLLIDSALVAAQRVLSPWRGLV; translated from the coding sequence ATGCCACAAGCACTTGCCGACGTCTCCCGACGACCCCCGGACGCACCCCGCACGGCTGCCCGCGCACCCCGCGCGATCATCGGCCGCACGGTGTTCGTCCGACTTGCCGCCGTGGTCGTCCTGCTCGGCCTGTGGCAGCTCCTCGCCATCGCCGAACTCTGGCCGCCGGTGATCCTGCCGGGCCCCGGCCAGGTGTGGGCGCAGCTGCTGAACACCTCCGACGCGGCCAACGGGCAAGGCGGGTACGCGGGTTCCACGCTGCTCGAACGGCTCGGCGTCAGCCTGCGGAGAGTCGGCTACGGCTCGGCGTACGGGGTCCTGATCGGCGTCGCCCTCGGCCTGGTCATGGGCTTGGTGCCGCTCGTCCGGACGGTCACCGAACCCGCCGTCACCTTCCTGCGCGCCCTGCCCCCGCTGGCCTACCTGAGCCTGCTGGTGATCTGGTTCGGCATCGACGAGGAACCCAAGGTCTACCTGCTGATGATCGCCGCGTTCCCGCCGGTGGCGGTGGCGACGGCCACCGCCGTGACCGGCGTCAACCGCCAGTACGTCGAGGCCGCGCAGGCGCTCGGCGCGAGCCGCGGCCACGTGATCGCCTCGGTGATCCTGCCCGCGTCGGCCCCCGAGATCATCACCGGCGTGCGGCTGGCCGTGGGCATCGCCTACAGCTCCGTCGTGGCCGCCGAGACGGTCAACGGCGCCGACGGCATCGGGGGCATGGTCCTCAACGCCCAGCGCTACAACCAGACCTCCGTGGTCATCCTCGGGCTCTTCGTCATCGGTGTCACCGGACTGCTCATCGATTCCGCGCTCGTAGCCGCGCAACGCGTCCTCTCACCGTGGCGGGGACTGGTGTGA
- a CDS encoding TetR family transcriptional regulator has protein sequence MAEPRRRVPHRREKIVEAAVEVIRETGPASLTHRAAAARAGVPLGSTTYYFADLDELFEAAVRTVAERNVARLRAWARSLPERADLCAGLADFLVLLTTEHRQTSVLAYELYGIALRRPALRAASTSWDDMLSKVFALRVDAITARALTVMFEGLLHQALVSPRAPDRADFEEPLRRLLGD, from the coding sequence ATGGCCGAACCTCGACGCCGGGTCCCGCACCGCAGGGAGAAGATCGTCGAGGCCGCGGTGGAGGTGATCCGCGAGACCGGGCCCGCGAGTCTCACCCACCGCGCCGCGGCGGCTCGGGCAGGTGTCCCGCTGGGCTCGACGACGTACTACTTCGCCGACCTGGACGAGCTGTTCGAGGCCGCCGTGCGGACGGTGGCCGAGCGCAACGTCGCCCGGCTGCGCGCGTGGGCGCGGTCGCTGCCCGAGCGGGCGGACCTGTGCGCCGGACTGGCGGACTTCCTGGTGCTGCTGACCACCGAGCACCGGCAGACCAGCGTGCTCGCCTACGAGCTGTACGGCATCGCCTTGCGCCGCCCGGCACTGCGCGCCGCCAGCACGTCGTGGGACGACATGCTCAGCAAGGTGTTCGCCCTGCGGGTCGACGCCATCACGGCCAGGGCGTTGACGGTCATGTTCGAGGGGTTGCTGCACCAGGCTCTGGTGTCACCTCGCGCACCGGACCGCGCGGACTTCGAGGAACCGCTCAGGAGACTGCTGGGTGACTAG
- a CDS encoding MFS transporter, producing the protein MTALETTPRRHGHAARLDRPHWTTPVFACAAMLVSYLPFSAVNGVLGTIRTSTGASTANLQWVSAAFTAALVGAVLSGGVLGDLHGRRRVALVGLGLTVAGTALGFLAGGFAGGGGIPLLWAAQGAGGLGAGLVMSSTLALIASTAVDAAARNRAIAAWAAANVLGLGSGPFLSGVVADYASWRWLYPPITVLTIVVVVFGASRALESSAPEGRSAD; encoded by the coding sequence ATGACCGCACTCGAGACCACGCCCCGTCGCCACGGCCACGCGGCCCGGCTGGACCGGCCCCACTGGACGACGCCGGTCTTCGCGTGCGCCGCGATGTTGGTGTCCTACCTGCCCTTCTCCGCCGTGAACGGGGTGCTGGGCACGATCCGGACCAGCACCGGGGCCAGTACGGCGAACCTGCAGTGGGTGTCGGCGGCGTTCACGGCGGCGCTGGTGGGTGCGGTGCTGTCCGGTGGGGTGCTCGGTGACCTGCACGGGCGCAGGCGGGTCGCGCTGGTGGGGCTCGGACTGACGGTGGCGGGTACCGCGCTCGGCTTCCTGGCGGGCGGGTTCGCCGGTGGGGGCGGGATTCCGCTGCTCTGGGCGGCGCAGGGCGCGGGCGGGCTCGGGGCGGGGTTGGTGATGTCGTCGACGTTGGCGTTGATCGCCTCGACGGCGGTGGACGCGGCGGCGCGCAACCGGGCGATCGCGGCCTGGGCGGCGGCCAACGTGCTGGGGTTGGGCAGTGGACCGTTCCTGTCCGGCGTGGTCGCCGACTACGCGAGCTGGCGCTGGCTGTACCCGCCGATCACGGTGTTGACGATCGTCGTGGTGGTCTTCGGCGCGAGCCGTGCGCTGGAGTCCTCGGCGCCCGAGGGGCGGTCGGCGGACTAG
- a CDS encoding SDR family oxidoreductase, translated as MTQVCVVSGSARGLGAAIAERMSEAGYAVVGLDVGYPEDRDLSTLPDRAEPGVYPVHGDISDREAVLKLVEVVNERLGGPHVVVNNAAWIHYALLPDVEEETLDRMIAIGIKGMVWLSQGAAKAMGGDGGSIINITSITSTTGFPRATMYGALKGAGASMTRQLAVELAPSGIRVNAVAPGFVPTPGSLGVVDAAGVDRRESRTPLRLATPQDIANAVAFLASDQAGAITGQTLVVDGGLTVSL; from the coding sequence ATGACCCAGGTGTGCGTCGTCAGCGGATCGGCACGGGGACTCGGCGCGGCCATCGCGGAGCGGATGAGCGAGGCGGGCTACGCGGTCGTCGGCCTCGACGTCGGCTACCCCGAGGACCGCGACCTGTCGACGTTGCCGGACAGGGCCGAGCCCGGCGTGTACCCCGTGCACGGCGACATCAGCGACCGGGAGGCGGTGCTCAAGCTCGTCGAGGTGGTCAACGAGCGGCTCGGCGGCCCGCACGTCGTGGTCAACAACGCCGCGTGGATCCACTACGCGCTGCTGCCCGACGTGGAGGAGGAGACCCTCGACCGGATGATCGCCATCGGCATCAAGGGCATGGTGTGGCTCAGCCAGGGGGCGGCCAAGGCCATGGGCGGCGACGGCGGTTCCATCATCAACATCACGTCGATCACCTCCACGACCGGGTTCCCGCGCGCCACCATGTACGGCGCGCTGAAGGGAGCCGGTGCCAGCATGACCCGGCAGCTGGCCGTCGAGCTGGCGCCGAGCGGCATCCGGGTCAACGCCGTCGCTCCCGGTTTCGTCCCCACGCCGGGGTCGCTGGGCGTGGTCGACGCCGCCGGCGTGGACCGCCGCGAGAGCCGCACCCCGCTGCGCTTGGCCACTCCGCAGGACATTGCCAACGCCGTGGCCTTCCTGGCCTCCGACCAGGCGGGCGCGATCACCGGCCAGACGCTCGTCGTGGACGGGGGCCTGACGGTGTCGCTCTGA
- a CDS encoding NAD(P)/FAD-dependent oxidoreductase → MTIPDDTQGRQRRRIAEAWLADLDAALVGHDHGAAAALFTPDCYWRDLLALTWDIRTFHGQGEVEAALGAAHEPSGFTDPVLEDGDPVEGVIGDRTGVVEAFFGFRTAMGRGRGFVRLVEDGTGAVRAFTFLTTLQELEGYPEKTGIHRRRDNRRAVDGDRENWLDRRIATAEFATEDPEVLVIGAGQAGITLAARLGQLGVSTLVVDRMERIGDNWRNRYHSLTLHNEICVNHMPYLPFPDTWPIYIPKDMLADWFESYAKALELNVWTGVEFLDGHFDEGDRRWTVRLRRPDGTIRTLRPSHLAMATGVSGIPNVTSFEGMEDFQGQVVHSSGRTEDLDVEGRTALVVGAGNSAHDIAQDLCLRGADVTMLQRSSTTVVSLEPSAARVFTLYSQAEGVRPLEDTDLRSASVPNALLHELHGPLSKVMAEDDKELLDGLRAAGFALDNGEDDTGFYLKLIRYFGGYYINVGASDLIIEGRIKLKQGKGIEHFTTDGVVLADGSPVKADLVVLATGFKPMQEGVRALLGDEVADRVGPIWGPGPDWEQRGMWSRTGQDNFYVLGGSFAMCRIYSRYVALQIKAAVEGIAPPRWSTTEVGSAR, encoded by the coding sequence ATGACCATCCCCGATGACACCCAGGGCCGACAGCGGCGGCGGATCGCCGAGGCCTGGCTGGCCGATCTCGACGCCGCGCTGGTCGGCCACGACCACGGCGCGGCGGCGGCGCTGTTCACGCCGGACTGCTACTGGCGCGACCTGCTGGCCCTCACGTGGGACATCCGGACGTTCCACGGGCAGGGGGAGGTCGAGGCGGCGCTCGGCGCGGCCCACGAACCCAGTGGGTTCACCGATCCCGTGCTGGAGGACGGTGATCCGGTCGAGGGGGTGATCGGCGACCGGACGGGGGTGGTCGAGGCGTTCTTCGGCTTCCGCACGGCGATGGGTCGCGGCAGGGGATTCGTGCGGCTGGTGGAGGACGGGACCGGCGCGGTCCGCGCGTTCACGTTCCTCACCACGTTGCAGGAGCTGGAGGGGTACCCGGAGAAGACCGGGATCCACCGGCGGCGGGACAACCGGCGCGCCGTCGACGGGGACAGGGAGAACTGGCTGGACCGCCGGATCGCGACGGCGGAGTTCGCGACGGAGGACCCCGAGGTCCTGGTGATCGGTGCGGGGCAGGCCGGGATCACGCTGGCCGCGCGGCTCGGGCAGCTGGGCGTGTCCACCCTGGTGGTGGACCGGATGGAGCGGATCGGCGACAACTGGCGCAACCGCTACCACTCGTTGACGCTGCACAACGAGATCTGCGTCAACCACATGCCGTACCTGCCGTTCCCGGACACCTGGCCGATCTACATCCCCAAGGACATGCTCGCGGACTGGTTCGAGTCCTACGCCAAGGCCCTCGAGCTGAACGTGTGGACCGGCGTCGAGTTCCTCGACGGCCACTTCGACGAGGGCGACCGGCGCTGGACCGTGCGGCTGCGCAGGCCGGACGGGACGATCCGGACGCTGCGGCCGAGCCACCTCGCGATGGCGACCGGGGTCAGCGGCATCCCCAACGTCACCTCGTTCGAGGGGATGGAGGACTTCCAGGGGCAGGTCGTGCACTCCAGCGGGCGCACCGAGGACCTCGACGTCGAGGGCCGCACGGCGCTGGTGGTCGGCGCGGGCAACAGCGCCCACGACATCGCGCAGGACCTCTGCCTGCGCGGCGCGGACGTGACGATGCTCCAGCGCTCGTCCACGACGGTCGTGAGCCTGGAACCCAGTGCCGCCAGGGTGTTCACGCTGTACAGCCAGGCCGAGGGCGTCCGGCCGCTGGAGGACACCGACCTGCGCAGCGCGTCCGTGCCCAACGCCCTGCTGCACGAGCTGCACGGCCCGTTGAGCAAGGTGATGGCCGAGGACGACAAGGAACTCCTCGACGGCCTGCGCGCCGCGGGGTTCGCGCTGGACAACGGCGAGGACGACACCGGGTTCTACCTCAAGCTGATCCGGTACTTCGGCGGGTACTACATCAACGTCGGGGCGTCGGACCTGATCATCGAGGGCCGGATCAAGCTCAAGCAGGGCAAGGGGATCGAGCACTTCACCACCGACGGGGTCGTGCTCGCCGACGGCAGCCCGGTGAAGGCGGACCTGGTCGTGCTCGCCACCGGGTTCAAGCCGATGCAGGAGGGCGTGCGGGCGCTGCTGGGCGACGAGGTCGCCGACCGGGTCGGACCCATCTGGGGGCCGGGTCCGGACTGGGAGCAGCGCGGCATGTGGTCGAGGACCGGCCAGGACAACTTCTACGTCCTCGGCGGCAGCTTCGCGATGTGCCGCATCTACTCGCGGTACGTCGCGCTCCAGATCAAGGCCGCCGTCGAGGGCATCGCCCCGCCGCGCTGGTCCACCACGGAAGTAGGGAGTGCGCGATGA
- a CDS encoding TetR/AcrR family transcriptional regulator has protein sequence MSSATGDPSTGGTAPATIEPDWNEGILVPRSERGFRTQERLLEAASEIFVRDGFLDAKITDITTLAKMSSGSFYTYFDSKEAIFTAVIKKVNEGLYVAASVPTGSSRDPLERFELVTRAYVRAYQENAGLLAILEQVATISPRFREMRRNIRQIFRNRSEKGIRRLQGEGRVDPTLSPRCVAEAITSMVSNFCYVWLVLGEDYEEEEVIQTLTTLWASGIGLTPAVES, from the coding sequence GTGAGCTCAGCTACAGGCGATCCGTCGACGGGGGGAACGGCGCCCGCGACGATCGAACCCGACTGGAACGAGGGCATCCTGGTCCCGCGCAGCGAGCGCGGGTTCCGCACCCAGGAAAGACTTCTGGAGGCGGCGAGCGAGATCTTCGTGCGCGACGGCTTCCTGGACGCGAAGATCACCGACATCACGACGCTGGCCAAGATGTCGAGCGGTTCGTTCTACACCTACTTCGACTCCAAGGAAGCCATCTTCACGGCGGTCATCAAGAAGGTGAACGAGGGGCTGTACGTCGCGGCGTCGGTCCCCACCGGTTCGTCGCGGGACCCGTTGGAGCGCTTCGAACTCGTGACGCGGGCCTACGTGCGGGCCTACCAGGAGAACGCGGGCCTGCTGGCCATCCTGGAGCAGGTCGCGACGATCAGCCCGCGGTTCCGCGAGATGCGCCGCAACATCCGGCAGATCTTCCGGAACCGCTCGGAGAAGGGCATCCGTCGACTCCAGGGCGAGGGCAGGGTCGACCCGACGCTGTCCCCGCGCTGCGTGGCCGAGGCCATCACGTCGATGGTGAGCAACTTCTGCTACGTGTGGCTCGTCCTGGGCGAGGACTACGAGGAGGAAGAGGTCATCCAGACCTTGACCACCCTGTGGGCGTCCGGGATCGGCTTAACACCCGCGGTGGAGTCCTAG
- a CDS encoding ATP-binding cassette domain-containing protein produces the protein MLSVEHVAKSFGGLNVLHDVTFTAESASITALIGPNGAGKSTLVNIIGGVLRPDGGSVHLDGEDVTGVPSATAFAKGITRTFQISGNVGSLNVFESVAVAAYRQARGYRRANALARAELERFELWEYRDQQLGSIPTALTRLVDFARAMVSRPKVLLLDEVMAGLTPHEVDLVIRQVGTCREQGVAIVMIEHVMQAVEALADHVVVLNQGQVIASGSLGDVSRNAEVVEAYLGTPPSERDEVRVPADTPAKGQQ, from the coding sequence ATGCTCAGCGTCGAGCACGTCGCCAAGAGCTTCGGTGGGCTGAACGTCCTGCACGACGTGACGTTCACGGCGGAGTCGGCCTCCATCACCGCGCTGATCGGACCGAACGGCGCCGGGAAGTCCACCCTGGTCAACATCATCGGCGGGGTGCTGCGCCCGGACGGCGGCAGCGTCCACCTCGACGGCGAGGACGTGACCGGCGTGCCGTCGGCGACCGCCTTCGCCAAGGGCATCACCCGGACCTTCCAGATCTCGGGCAACGTGGGCTCGCTCAACGTGTTCGAGTCGGTCGCGGTGGCGGCCTACCGGCAGGCCCGCGGCTACCGGCGGGCCAACGCGCTGGCCCGCGCGGAACTGGAGCGGTTCGAGCTGTGGGAGTACCGCGACCAGCAGCTGGGCAGCATCCCGACCGCGCTGACGAGGCTGGTCGACTTCGCCCGCGCGATGGTGTCGCGGCCCAAGGTCCTGCTGCTGGACGAGGTGATGGCCGGGCTCACCCCGCACGAGGTGGACCTGGTCATCAGGCAGGTCGGAACGTGCCGGGAGCAGGGCGTGGCGATCGTTATGATCGAACACGTCATGCAGGCCGTCGAGGCACTGGCGGACCACGTGGTCGTCCTGAACCAGGGCCAGGTGATCGCGAGTGGCTCACTCGGGGATGTGAGCCGAAACGCTGAGGTCGTCGAGGCGTACCTGGGTACACCTCCGTCCGAGCGCGACGAGGTCCGCGTCCCCGCCGACACTCCGGCAAAGGGGCAGCAGTGA